In the genome of Triticum urartu cultivar G1812 chromosome 5, Tu2.1, whole genome shotgun sequence, one region contains:
- the LOC125507643 gene encoding PLASMODESMATA CALLOSE-BINDING PROTEIN 3-like, with protein sequence MAATSALSIFLLLVVLAMSTKGSSATGSSWCVCKSELPAAALQRTLDYACGHGGDCAPLLPGGQCHTDTDTVATRCSYAANSYYHNAKAKGNGHGGATCDFGGTATLTSTDPSSGTCRYPATTAPASSPAGAPWELWMFLLAIIAIFVSLCCCVEMHEQRRNTCRH encoded by the exons ATGGCGGCGACTTCAGCACTCTCGATCTTCCTGCTCTTGGTTGTGCTCGCCATGTCGACAAAAGGATCGTCTGCGACGGGTAGCAGCTGGTGCGTGTGCAAGTCAGAActgccggcggcggcgctgcagaGGACGCTGGACTACGCgtgtggccacggcggcgactGCGCCCCGCTGCTCCCCGGCGGGCAGTGCCACACCGACACGGACACGGTGGCGACGCGCTGCTCCTACGCGGCCAACAGCTACTACCAcaacgccaaggccaagggcAATGGCCACGGCGGCGCCACCTGCGACTTCGGCGGCACCGCCACCCTCACCTCGACAGACCCGA GCTCCGGGACTTGCCGATACCCTGCAACAACTGCCCCTGCCTCTTCCCCGGCTGGTGCCCCCTGGGAGTTGTGGATGTTCCTCTTGGCGATCATCGCCATCTTCGTTTCTCTGTGCTGTTGTGTGGAGATGCACGAGCAACGGCGCAACACCTGCCGGCATTGA
- the LOC125511640 gene encoding vacuolar protein sorting-associated protein 24 homolog 1 → MEAVKSLLKPKPTPQQQLREWQRRLRNEGRNIERQIRDVQKEEKKVEKAIRDAAKRGDMGSAKALAKELVQSRKAVNRLYENKAQLNSISMHLGEIVATTRTVGHLSKSTEVMKLVNNLMKAPEIAVTMQEFSKEMTKAGVMEEMVNDAMDSALDDEGMEEEIEEEVDKVLSAIAGETASQLPDAVRKQKEKVTQPSTSEPAQRTAVAESVDDDDDDLEKIRERLAKVRS, encoded by the exons ATGGAGGCAGTGAAGAGCCTCCTGAAGCCGAAGCCGACGCCGCAGCAGCAGCTGCGCGAATGGCAGCGCCGCCTCCGCAACGAGGGCCGCAACATCGAGCGCCAGATCCGAG ACGTGCAGAAGGAGGAGAAGAAGGTGGAGAAGGCCATCCGGGACGCCGCCAAGCGCGGCGACATGGGATCCGCCAAG GCGCTGGCCAAGGAGCTGGTGCAGTCGAGGAAGGCGGTCAACCGCCTCTACGAGAACAAGGCCCAGCTCAACTCCATCTCCATGCACCTCGGCGAGATCGTCG CTACTACCAGGACAGTAGGACATTTGTCTAAGAGCACCGAAGTGATGAAGCTTGTCAACAACCTCATGAAGGCCCCAGAAATTGCTGTTACCATGCAGGAATTCAGCAAAGAGATGACAAAG GCCGGCGTGATGGAAGAGATGGTAAATGATGCCATGGATTCAGCACTGGACGatgagggcatggaggaggagaTCGAGGAGGAGGTTGATAAGGTCCTCTCTGCAATCGCCGGGGAGACTGCGTCTCAGCTTCCTGACGCTGTCCGCAAACAAAAAGAGAAGGTCACACAACCTTCGACAAGCGAACCTGCACAG AGAACTGCTGTAGCGGAATCCgttgatgacgacgacgacgatctAGAAAAGATAAGAGAAAGGCTTGCCAAAGTGAGGTCGTAA